The genomic stretch taacatttcattaaacggactaactattctagggactttgttattttagaaaaaacaaacataaaaaaagaaatgtagtttattattaataaataattcaatacaagtaccaaatCTATTGACTTCTGGGACTTACACCAACAAAATCAACAATCCATACTTTGAGAGAATGTAAAATAGCCAAGTAGGTATGAACCCAACTTGTAAGCAATGCTAACAAGCAAGTGTTCTATAACTTGGAACTGACCGAATGGTTGGAGATAAACATGAGATATAATCAAAGTAGAGATAACATTGATTGATTGGCAATTTGGGCCACTGCTTGCCATAACATTTGGTATTGGAGGAACTAAAGGTTGCATCTGCCAACTTATGTCATGCCGCATAATTTGGTAAATGAAATACAGGGAAATATTCAGATGTACCACAAAAGAATCCTCCATAAGATAATCCTCCAAATCACAagattttttaattgatttagCTCACAACCAAACAACTTCTTATGTAAAAATTATTTACTTAAGAGATAATACACTCTTAGTAAGTTGCAATTAAGCCCTCACCCAAAACAAAGATCCTTGCTTAAACTCAAGAATACTTTCAAAGCACTGTAACTAAATATATGTGAGAAAAATGAGAAATTTAGAGAAAATGATGAGAGACATGAAAGTGAGATCAAAATTCATTTTTTTGGATGTGAAAAATGATAGAGAGACTCTCTATTTATAGGTCAAATTATAATTTAAATTTGGAAACAATCCATATGCGAAATAAGTCACCTAATAATATAAATTGGACCAATTATTTATTGACCTTCAATAATCGATTGTTCAAGCCACAAATAGAAGGTTTTGATGTTTAGCCATTACCAATCATTAAGAGACTGTTTCAATCGATTTTAGACTCAACTTACTGAAAATAATCAATTAGCATATTAGGTCTAATCGATTATTAAGTTGGAAAAAGTCTTTCAATCAATCAGACACTCCCCTAATTAGGTTTAATTTTATTCTGAACACTTTCATTCCACCATCACGATTCTTTTCTGATAGGTCCAAAACCTCTTGATTCTCCCAACGTCTCTTTAGACACTTTTTTAATTTCTTGGTCCATCTTATTCAACATATTATTTGCACTTTTTTGTGGTTGTCCAAACCCCCCCTCCAAGATTTTATGTTGGAAACTTCTTTGTTTTTCACCCTTCAAACGGAACCACTTGATTCGTGGCGCTCCCATGTGACTTTTTCTCTATGTTATCCCCTTGATTCTTACATCCATAATCAAAACTCTATGTTAAGCAGTCAAACTCTCTCGCAATATAACTATACAGTCCAAGAAAATCTTCATATATGATTTCATAATAAGGAATAATTCTATTTGAAAACACGACACCCCACTTTAATATAAGATAAGATGATCATCTCTTTTCCTAAACAAGGTATATATATTATAGTAAGATCCAAAGCTGACAAAAACTCTAAGATGGATTTATCTTTCGCATTCACCTCCCCTAAACCAAAACCCATTATGCACCATGTAAAAACATCATGCTCCTTAAATGTCCATTTAGATCCTCTTCTAGATAAATATTCTCTCATTAGGATATATCCTAGAGTAAACCTTCTAAGTCCTCCCAAAAATTTATCTTAAGGTGTTCTTCTAACTCAACGTGAGATGTGTAAACACTAATAACATTAAAAGTGTTTTGTTCCACAACAAAATTCAAGACTATGATTTGATTTCCTATTCTTTTCACATCCACAATATCTTTTTTCCACTTCTTGTCCACAATAATCCAAATCTCATTTCTTGATTTAACCACAGATTTTTCAGTAAGCATGTCTATAATCCATGTTTCAACCCACACCCATTCACGTAAATGTGAGAACCCTTACTTATTTTTCACTGCATCCAGACGGCGATGCGATGACGATTGCTCTTTTGACACTATACTCGAGCCATACAATATGTTGTTTACTGACAACGACCTATCATTCACGGTATTTCATAATTGATCAATGTCATAGAGGTTCGACAATATTTTAGATTGGATATCGACTACCTAACACAATCCTCTCATTTTATCCGAATTTTGAATCGACTATACATAGCAAAACTAACATAAACACAATTCTAAAATAGTATAATCTTAACAAAGTAAATTGTGTCAGTTTCAACGGCcacaatttttttaaaactacATAGAAGTTTGCCTAGAAATTATTAAGGTTTTAACAATCACAATTTTTAAAAACAGCATAGAGGTTTATCCAAATGGTATTATCTGGACAAACATTGATTTTGTGTCGGAATTTTATTATCCAAACAACGTGAAAAAAGATAAATTTAAATTTTCCACGATTTGAGAGAAACATGTGTAATTAACAATTCTCGTACATTTGATTAAATTTGACTCTACCCAACAAGCAAACTCCCTAATTTAAACATAGTTATTAGGAGTATAGTTGCGAGGTTTATGCTAATAACAAATTTGTGTATTTAAACATTGGTGGGATCTATAAGGTCGTCAAACTGACTATAGAAAAGAGTGGCAATATACGATGCCATTTGGCATTTGGAAGCATAATTATAAATACATTCTGATTTTACTATATAGAGCTTATTTTTCTCAGCCAAACTAAGGAGTTGAGCCAAAAAGTTATTGATAAATGGCTTAAACAAGTTTAATCTTGAAACCTCCAATTGAAGGATTTTCACATAAACAATTCAATTCATGTAAACATTTCAAAAGAGAACCTCACTCGCACATAAGCATCTTAAAGAAATCTCAACTTAAAAAAGCAAAACTCAATCTTAAATCTTAATGTTTTAAAACTTAAGTGTATGAAGTTCACTGAGGATTAGGAGGACGGCTATTTGCAGAACAGACCCTTGATCCCCATTCAAGCAACTCTTTGCTTGTGTCATCCTTGTGAGCAATCACTTCAATGAAGCAGAAACTATCCTTCTTTTCTCCTGTTGCTGTCGCAATTGCGTCAACAAGCTCCTCTTCGCAAGTGACCTGCAATAATCAATACATAAATCAACGCCACCGACACTTCAAATTGAAATCATGTTTTGGTATCTAATACGTATCAGTGTCGTGTCGTGCCAAATATTTGACTCAGAAGCTTAATTACCTTAGTGGTCCAGCACTTTCCTtgaccattgtggattgcatcAACCAAGCCAGTATAGTTCCAATTCTTAATGACATTGTATGGTCCATCATGAATTTCAACTTCAATAGTATATCCACCATTGTTAATCAAGAAGATTATGTTCTTCTGTCCACATCTCAGCATTGTGGACACATCCTGTGCTGTCACCTACATAGAGGAAAAATAAGTACTCAACAAAATTTTAAAGCTAAAATTTGGAATTTGAATGTAATTTTTGGTTAGCAATTGGAATATTGTTTATGAAGTTATGATGTGCAAGACAAACCTGAAAGCTTCCATCACCAATGCAAGCAATCACACGCTTATCAGGAACAGCTTGTGCATAACCAAGAGTTGCACCAACAGACCATCCAATTGATCCATATTGCATTTGGAACTCATACCTACAAAACAATTTTATTTAGTCTTTTTAGTACTACGAAAAGGTTTACAATCACGATTTGAACCGCTCAAACTAAGTTATTTATATCTCAATGACCGCAATACATGTGATGAAAGATTGCGACGCAATTGTTATTAAAAACTTGGATGACCAATACCAAAAATCACATTCTATAAACTACTTACCCACATCCTTCTGGCAATTTCAGCTTTTGGCAGTTAAACCAAGAATCTCCGGTCTCAGCAATAACAGCAGTTTTACTAGACAGCATATTCTGAATATGTTGAAAAAGAACATTAACCCTCAAAGGTTCTCTAGGTTCAGATTTCACAGGCACGCCTTCAGGAACAAATATCCTGTGATAATTTTCATAAGCAGTATTATTCCTCTTAATACGCTTCGCGAGCGCGCTAAGAAAATCCTTCATCAAAATACACCCGAATGCAACACCATTTCCGATCACAACCCTATTAGGCTCAACAATAATAGACTTTTCCTTCTTCAAAAGAAGTGAGTAACCAACAGAACTGTAATCGTTGAAAATAGGTCCAGCAAACAAGTATGCGTCTGCTGATTCGACGATCTCCGCACAGAATGAAGTACTCACTGCACCCCAAAATGTTCCAATGAAATGTTGGTGATTCTCAGGTACTAGTCCTTTTGCTGATGGCATAACTGAATATGGATAAGCACTTTTATCAGCTAGTTCAATAAAAGCTTCAGATGCTTTCGCTACTCTTAGGTTTGGACCAGCTACTAGGACTGGTTTTACTGCTTTGTTTAAAAACTCCGCCGCTGCTTCCACTGCTGCCTCCAACCCCATCTGATTACTCAATCTATAAAATACAAATAATCACtttaatgaaaaatgaatttTAAGAGAAGCCATTAAAAACAACTTTTTTATAAGTAAAATCTAACAAAAGCATAGACGAGTAAAATCTTACTTTGGAGATAGAGAAAACGGAACAGGTTCACGACTGAAAGTAGGGTGAGGAATTCCTGCCAAATTACAGCTTATGCTTATATAGACAGGCTTGCTTTCTTTCAATGCTGTTGAAATTGCAGTATCTATCATTTCATGAGCATCTTCCAAATTATTCACCACAGCCTATATAATCAAAACATCAACCATTTTAATACACTCGATCGATAAAATTCACATTCATAAAATAAAAACATGAATAACCAAAAGCAATGCATTGCATCAGATACTATATTATAATAACTACCAGAAACTCACACATGAAACCTCTAGTTTTGAATTCGAAACGAAATGTTGGGcttaataataaaataatatagTTGTGATTAAAACCTGGTGGCAAGTAACAGTTTGGAAGCATCTGAGTTCTTGGCTGAAATCAGGCAAACCAATAGTATGATGAAGAATTCTATTAGTTCCAAAATCATTAGAATTAGGACCACCAACAATGCAAATCAGTGGCAAATTCTCACTATAAGCACCAGCAATAGCGTTAATCACACTTAAACCACCAACGGTAAAAGTAACAACGCACGCGCCCACGCCCCTAGCCCGCGCGTATCCATCAGCAGCGTATCCAGCATTGAGTTCGTTACAACAACCAATGTTTTTCAATTTCGGTTCGGCTATGAGGTAGTCGAGCAATGTTAAGTTGAAGTCTCCCGGAACGGTGAAAACGTCGGTTACTCCGACTTCGACTAACCGCCGCGCTAGGTGGCTGCCTAAGGTGGATTCAGATGAGGCTAAGGTGGTTGATGAAGTGGATTTTTGGATGGTTGAAACGGTGCCGTGTGGGGGAGATGCTAGGTCGTTGTTGCATGGTTTGCATGTTTCGAGAGAGCCTAGATTTGTGGCCATAATGAGAAGAATGAGAGTTTTTGAAAGATTTTTCTTGTTGTGTTGGTGTGTGAGAATTGAATGGAAGAGGATGAGTATTTATAGAAGTGAGATTTTTGTGTTGTATTGTGTTACTTGGGAGAGAGgtaaaaaagaaagaaagaaaaaaactCTAGAGTGAGAAAGAAGAGAGAGAAAGAAAGGTAACATGATGAATGTGAAATATGGTGGGTGGTATTATTACCAGGGGCGGTTTTCTGTTTTTGCTCATTGAAACTCACTCTGTTATTTGTCTTGTTCTTCCGAATGGCATTGGcaaattcaaatattttttggTCAAATAATTTGAAAGTTTTTAAAGTTTACACATAAGTAGAAAATAAACAACACAATGAGCTTCTAAGATACTGCTTTGCATAAATTTTTAAACTCTCGTTAAAAGataaaaagtgaaaaatattaaaaattgatTGTGGAAATACAGTTTTTCATATTTGACCATTTTATTAGAAATAATTTTAAGAATGGTCAATTGAATCTCACATTAAAACCATAAAAAATGATATACATTATTTTTATATAGTCTATTTTATAAGTCAAAATTTAAATAGATTCTGTGGTTTTTAAATAGATTTGATTGAATCACATGAATTTTAACTAGTAGTATAATATATAGGTTGGAATAAAATGTATTTTTTTGAATACTTgaaataaatatattaaaaaaaaagaTTATTAGTATTTTTCTTTAGTTTAATGTAATTACTACTTACAATTGACTTTCTCTTAACAAAAACATGTTATGGtcttagttttttttttctttcactttTTGAATCTTTTGAATACTTTTGATCGAATTTTATTTTTAAGAGAAGCTATATATATCGACAAAGCTAACAATGTTTTAATAATGACATTTGAAAATTATTGTCCTTTCTATATTATTTATAAAGAAAACAATGGGGATGTTTCTTTTTTTAAGTAAAATACTAAATACTGATTTATTTACATATTAGACCGTGATACAATTATCGTAAGTGCATGTGCATACATAAAACTTTTGAAATACTACCTACTaattagaagaaaaaaaaattggacGTTAGTCTATATACTTAAGCATTAATTTAAGTAAAATATAATAGaatgaattaatttaaataaaattatttgTCACAATATTTATCCTCGAAGTATAAgcacaatttttttttattaaatggGATTAAAAATAATAGTTTTACCGACCATAAAATAATTTGTAAATTTATATGATTTTTATACAGTTTAGTGGACATACTCTTTTACATTGTCCCTCAATAAAAAATCATTAATCAATCAAATCATTATAATTTTACACCatcaatattttttattttctctaaAATATATCTAATATAACATTATTAAATTATGTGTTTGGTAAGATCCAAAAATAAatttttaacttttaatttttagTTTTTCAGTGTATATTAATGAAAAAAATCTATTTGGTAACTGTTATTTAACTTTTAATTTATagttttttaattaatttttaattttcctataaaagctatttgaaatagtTTTTGAGTTTGCAGTTTTTAACCGGTGACTTTTTCTTTCATTTGcatctttattattttaataaaaatctATTCTCACCCTTCAATTTACATGATGAAAGATGATGCGATGTTTAATATCTTTAAGTAACATCAAAATTATATAATGATTTTTGAAATACTGTTGATAATTCTTAAGTTAGTGAAACGACAGAGGAGAATCAATGAGATCAACATATATTAGAAAAATTAATTGTAAATCAAATGGATTGAGGGTGGAATCGTGAACATATTTTATTTATAGTATTTCAAACACTTTCAAATTGTCTTAGAGTATGTACGCAGGAATACCTAGGATAAATCAACTTATACTCGAATTTGTACAAGACGGAAGAAAACTCGAATGTAAGGAAGATAAAATTCGGAATTTTGTGTGAAGAGGAAAAGCTTTTTTGTTCTATTTTTCTGAATCTGaaatgctcaatttataggtcaaattggtgttgtttcataaggttaTGATCCTTAATGATACACACACTTACAACAACGCTTTTGCTAAATGTTGTATTGTTTCGCATACAACAACACTTTTCAAGTGTTGCACTGTTTTGCCTACAACAACACGTTTACCATATGTTGCATTGTTTCGTCTACAACAACAATTTTCAAAGGTTGTATTGTTTCGCATTCTGCAACCCTTCACAAAGTGTTTCCTAT from Lathyrus oleraceus cultivar Zhongwan6 chromosome 7, CAAS_Psat_ZW6_1.0, whole genome shotgun sequence encodes the following:
- the LOC127101669 gene encoding pyruvate decarboxylase 2-like, producing the protein MATNLGSLETCKPCNNDLASPPHGTVSTIQKSTSSTTLASSESTLGSHLARRLVEVGVTDVFTVPGDFNLTLLDYLIAEPKLKNIGCCNELNAGYAADGYARARGVGACVVTFTVGGLSVINAIAGAYSENLPLICIVGGPNSNDFGTNRILHHTIGLPDFSQELRCFQTVTCHQAVVNNLEDAHEMIDTAISTALKESKPVYISISCNLAGIPHPTFSREPVPFSLSPKLSNQMGLEAAVEAAAEFLNKAVKPVLVAGPNLRVAKASEAFIELADKSAYPYSVMPSAKGLVPENHQHFIGTFWGAVSTSFCAEIVESADAYLFAGPIFNDYSSVGYSLLLKKEKSIIVEPNRVVIGNGVAFGCILMKDFLSALAKRIKRNNTAYENYHRIFVPEGVPVKSEPREPLRVNVLFQHIQNMLSSKTAVIAETGDSWFNCQKLKLPEGCGYEFQMQYGSIGWSVGATLGYAQAVPDKRVIACIGDGSFQVTAQDVSTMLRCGQKNIIFLINNGGYTIEVEIHDGPYNVIKNWNYTGLVDAIHNGQGKCWTTKVTCEEELVDAIATATGEKKDSFCFIEVIAHKDDTSKELLEWGSRVCSANSRPPNPQ